In Motacilla alba alba isolate MOTALB_02 chromosome 2, Motacilla_alba_V1.0_pri, whole genome shotgun sequence, the DNA window GCAGAGCTCTGTTGCCTATTTTACAGTGGCACAAGCATCCCAATGATTATTTTAGCAAAGAGGCTTCCAAGCTTTACTTCAACAGTCTAAGAACTTACTGGCAGGAGCTGATTGatctcaacagtggggagaCTACTGATGTGAGAGAAGCTTTAATTAATGCCTTTAAGAGGCTTGATAATGATATTTCTTTGGAAGCTCAAGTAGGAGATCCAAATTCTTTTCTCAACTACCTAGTACTGCGAGTAGCATTTTCTGGCTCAACTGCCTGTGTAGCCCATGTGGATGGTGTTGACTTGCACGTTGCAAACACAGGTGACAGCAGAGCAATGCTCGGCGTTCAGGAAGAAGATGGATCTTGGTCTGCGGTTAATTTGTCCTATGACCACAATGCACAAAATGAACATGAAGTGGAACGTGTGAAAATGGAGCATCCAAAGTCTGAAGAGAAAAGCCTTGTGAAACAAGATCGTCTCTTGGGTCTTTTGATGCCTTTCAGAGCTTTTGGTGATGTGAAGTTTAAATGGAGTATTGAACTGCAGAAGAGAGTAGTGGAATCAGGCCCAGATCAGCTGAATGACAATGAATATACGAAGTTTATTCCTCCAAACTATTACACTCCCCCATACCTCACAGCTGAACCAGAAGTCATACATCACAAGTTACGGCCACAGGATAAATTCCTGGTTTTGGCCACGGATGGGCTGTGGGAGACAATGCACAGGCAAGATGTGGCTAGAATTGTGGGGGAGTACCTCACTGGTGTTCACCACCAACAGCCAATAGCTGTTGGTGGCTATAAGGTAACTTTGGGACAGATGCATGGTCTCTTAACAGAAAGGAGAGCAAGAATCTCTTCAGTATTCGAAGATCAGAATGCGGCAACTCACCTGATACGTCACGCAGTGGGTAACAATGAGTTTGGAACTGTGGATCATGAGCGACTGTCCAAGATGCTGAGTCTTCCAGAAGAGCTGGCTCGAATGTACAGAGATGACATTACAATTATTGTGGTGCAGTTCAATTCACATGTTATAGGCGCATATCAAAATGAGGAATTGTGAATTTAATGCAGTGAACTAGTTACTAAAGTTGTAACAAGGGCCAGTATGAGCAGCAAATTTcaaaaaatccacccaaaaataaaatttaaaaaagccttTGGCAAACAATTTTCATTTGTTAGATTCAGCATATCTATtgttcctgcctttccccagaGGCCTAAAAACATGGGAAGTGCTATTGACCCAATACAAAACTTGAAGCGGATGTCCTAGCTTGGGAAAAGAGTTTTTTATAACAACTTTGCACTATTGATTTCACGAATGCTGCTAAAACAATGTCTTGAATTTGGCAAATTTGGATGAGGGAGGAAGTAGGATAAAGAACTAACTATCTGAGATCTGGCTGTTCAAGAAACAGCTTGCTTATAAAATATCTGCAAATATCTACACTTAgggaaaagataaataaaaagtaTTGTTGAATTTTTTACAGGGCTAATTGTTGCAATGGTTATCTGTGAATGTATTGTCTATTGTTTCTTCTAAGCAGAAGGTCACTTGAACCAAGTAAGTCCTCAGTGTAACAAAGTTGTCTCACTTTCATATGGACAATGTCATTCATGTAAGGATATTTGTCTAAGTGTTGACTTTCAAGGCAGGTCTAAGCCATAATCAATACCTGAGATTCTGCTACAGTTTAATCGTATGCACGGTAATTTCTAAATTTCTTGTGCATTAATACTTGGCTGTGGTTTTCTGCACAACTTGTAGGGCAATAACACATTACAACAGGCAGCAAGATAGCAGATAACTTCATGGAGGACTTCAGTTTTCAGTATGAAGAAGCTTTCAGACTTTTCAAAAAGTCAGTATTGTTGGTTAAGGCTGTGTTTGCTTTCCTAAAGGTTATGTCCTTCATGGACTCCACCTCTCCTTGGCATTGCTTATctactaaataatttttcacctGAAAAGATCAGGAAATCATTGCTAACCTCTTTGTAGCTTTGTAACTTGCACTCATTTTCACTTTGGATATTTCAAAAGGTCACAATACATGTCCTTCACTTGAACTCATATGTGTAAGTTGGGTGAAAAACtacaaattacaaaaaaaaattgaagtatgGCTTGTAAATAGCATTTTAATTGGGAAGCTGACTGGCATGCATGTGTATGTTCAGTGGCTATTTCTAGCAACTTATTTTAGTTGTGTGTTTCTGGGCAGCTGGTGTATGCATGTTTTTACAGTCCAGAATGGTATTGCAGAGCAGTCTCTGAAATGGGTCTCTCTGTCTTGGAATGGTTGAATTTGAACTTAAAAAGATTGGCTGTACTTGTGTGCCAAAATTGTTTGGCTTGTAATGGCAAAAGTAGAGACTGACAGCTAATTGGTCATCATTGCATCTATTTGAGGTATGTTgcattgtgattttttttcacctgccCTTAGGTTAAACCTGAAATGCCTGTTGAAATACTAGTCCTTGATGACTGAGAGAACACATTTAACTTTATTCCTGAGTTCTAGAGAACAATGATAGGTCAGCTTATTTCACTTTACCAAGGTGTTTCAGTTAAAATACCTCCCTAGCCCTCATCATAGCTAGTTAAATCAACACTTAACTGAAATATGCTAGGTTTCTAATGtggcattttttaaactaaatgtCTTGCCAATT includes these proteins:
- the PDP1 gene encoding pyruvate dehyrogenase phosphatase catalytic subunit 1 isoform X3, which codes for MPAPAHLFPLIRNCEIGRIGSTACYCHHKHLCCLSSHFAHSHFRYAPQKKFAALYRPKEHFNHFIHARDYASTPQRFYLTPPQVNSILKANEYSFKVPEFDGKNVSSVLGFDSNQLPANAPIEDRRSAATCLQTRGMLLGVFDGHAGCACAQAVSERLFYYIAVSLLPHETLLEIENAVESGRALLPILQWHKHPNDYFSKEASKLYFNSLRTYWQELIDLNSGETTDVREALINAFKRLDNDISLEAQVGDPNSFLNYLVLRVAFSGSTACVAHVDGVDLHVANTGDSRAMLGVQEEDGSWSAVNLSYDHNAQNEHEVERVKMEHPKSEEKSLVKQDRLLGLLMPFRAFGDVKFKWSIELQKRVVESGPDQLNDNEYTKFIPPNYYTPPYLTAEPEVIHHKLRPQDKFLVLATDGLWETMHRQDVARIVGEYLTGVHHQQPIAVGGYKVTLGQMHGLLTERRARISSVFEDQNAATHLIRHAVGNNEFGTVDHERLSKMLSLPEELARMYRDDITIIVVQFNSHVIGAYQNEEL
- the PDP1 gene encoding pyruvate dehyrogenase phosphatase catalytic subunit 1 isoform X1 codes for the protein MLAASCCDRRMCVCPGPRRIAIPVRSSRLPLLSDAMPAPAHLFPLIRNCEIGRIGSTACYCHHKHLCCLSSHFAHSHFRYAPQKKFAALYRPKEHFNHFIHARDYASTPQRFYLTPPQVNSILKANEYSFKVPEFDGKNVSSVLGFDSNQLPANAPIEDRRSAATCLQTRGMLLGVFDGHAGCACAQAVSERLFYYIAVSLLPHETLLEIENAVESGRALLPILQWHKHPNDYFSKEASKLYFNSLRTYWQELIDLNSGETTDVREALINAFKRLDNDISLEAQVGDPNSFLNYLVLRVAFSGSTACVAHVDGVDLHVANTGDSRAMLGVQEEDGSWSAVNLSYDHNAQNEHEVERVKMEHPKSEEKSLVKQDRLLGLLMPFRAFGDVKFKWSIELQKRVVESGPDQLNDNEYTKFIPPNYYTPPYLTAEPEVIHHKLRPQDKFLVLATDGLWETMHRQDVARIVGEYLTGVHHQQPIAVGGYKVTLGQMHGLLTERRARISSVFEDQNAATHLIRHAVGNNEFGTVDHERLSKMLSLPEELARMYRDDITIIVVQFNSHVIGAYQNEEL
- the PDP1 gene encoding pyruvate dehyrogenase phosphatase catalytic subunit 1 isoform X2 is translated as MCVCPGPRRIAIPVRSSRLPLLSDAMPAPAHLFPLIRNCEIGRIGSTACYCHHKHLCCLSSHFAHSHFRYAPQKKFAALYRPKEHFNHFIHARDYASTPQRFYLTPPQVNSILKANEYSFKVPEFDGKNVSSVLGFDSNQLPANAPIEDRRSAATCLQTRGMLLGVFDGHAGCACAQAVSERLFYYIAVSLLPHETLLEIENAVESGRALLPILQWHKHPNDYFSKEASKLYFNSLRTYWQELIDLNSGETTDVREALINAFKRLDNDISLEAQVGDPNSFLNYLVLRVAFSGSTACVAHVDGVDLHVANTGDSRAMLGVQEEDGSWSAVNLSYDHNAQNEHEVERVKMEHPKSEEKSLVKQDRLLGLLMPFRAFGDVKFKWSIELQKRVVESGPDQLNDNEYTKFIPPNYYTPPYLTAEPEVIHHKLRPQDKFLVLATDGLWETMHRQDVARIVGEYLTGVHHQQPIAVGGYKVTLGQMHGLLTERRARISSVFEDQNAATHLIRHAVGNNEFGTVDHERLSKMLSLPEELARMYRDDITIIVVQFNSHVIGAYQNEEL